In Vibrio alginolyticus NBRC 15630 = ATCC 17749, one genomic interval encodes:
- a CDS encoding acyl-CoA thioesterase, whose translation MDTLLKDFPVITEIKVAWGEMDALQHVNNVVYFRYFETARLDYFNKINLLVDLQTSQIGPVLSETQCRYKLPVTYPDTLLVGSRVIDMQEDRITMEYQVLSKKWGKIATIATATGVMFDFKNNVKAAIPDHVRQSILDLEGTVGSTHHLE comes from the coding sequence ATGGACACACTGTTAAAGGACTTTCCCGTTATCACAGAGATAAAAGTCGCATGGGGTGAAATGGATGCTCTGCAACACGTTAATAACGTGGTCTATTTTCGCTACTTCGAGACCGCACGTTTAGATTACTTCAACAAAATTAACCTGCTGGTCGACCTGCAGACCTCGCAAATTGGGCCAGTACTGAGCGAGACTCAATGCCGCTACAAATTGCCTGTTACTTACCCAGACACGCTATTAGTCGGTTCTCGCGTAATCGACATGCAAGAAGATCGCATCACGATGGAGTACCAAGTGCTGAGTAAGAAGTGGGGTAAAATTGCGACCATCGCGACCGCCACTGGTGTGATGTTTGATTTTAAGAACAACGTAAAAGCGGCGATTCCAGACCACGTTCGCCAGTCGATTTTAGATTTGGAAGGAACTGTGGGTAGCACGCATCATTTAGAGTAG